One part of the Arabidopsis thaliana chromosome 4, partial sequence genome encodes these proteins:
- the EXPB3 gene encoding expansin B3 (expansin B3 (EXPB3); INVOLVED IN: response to cyclopentenone, syncytium formation, plant-type cell wall organization, unidimensional cell growth, plant-type cell wall loosening; LOCATED IN: endomembrane system, extracellular region; EXPRESSED IN: 21 plant structures; EXPRESSED DURING: 13 growth stages; CONTAINS InterPro DOMAIN/s: Barwin-related endoglucanase (InterPro:IPR009009), Pollen allergen, N-terminal (InterPro:IPR014734), Rare lipoprotein A (InterPro:IPR005132), Major pollen allergen Lol pI (InterPro:IPR005795), Expansin/Lol pI (InterPro:IPR007118), Expansin 45, endoglucanase-like (InterPro:IPR007112), Pollen allergen/expansin, C-terminal (InterPro:IPR007117); BEST Arabidopsis thaliana protein match is: expansin B1 (TAIR:AT2G20750.1); Has 2090 Blast hits to 2086 proteins in 147 species: Archae - 0; Bacteria - 32; Metazoa - 0; Fungi - 5; Plants - 2024; Viruses - 0; Other Eukaryotes - 29 (source: NCBI BLink).): protein MQLFPVMLATLCIVLQLLIGSSALATTNRHVSNSHWLPAVATWYGSPNGDGSDGGACGYGTLVDVKPLHARVGAVNPILFKNGEGCGACYKVRCLDKSICSRRAVTVIITDECPGCSKTSTHFDLSGAVFGRLAIAGESGPLRNRGLIPVIYRRGKNIAFHVNEGSTDFWLSLLVEFEDGEGDIGSMHIRQAGAREWLEMKHVWGANWCIIGGPLKGPFSIKLTTLSAGKTLSATDVVPRNWAPKATYSSRLNFSPVL from the exons ATGCAGCTTTTTCCAGTCATGTTAGCCACACTCTGCATTGTCCTGCAGCTTCTCATTGGCTCGTCAGCTTTGGCTACGACAAATCGCCACGTGTCAAACTCTCATTGGCTTCCCGCAGTAGCTACATGGTACGGAAGCCCCAACGGTGACGGCAGCGACG GAGGAGCGTGTGGTTACGGTACGTTGGTGGATGTGAAGCCGTTACATGCGAGGGTTGGAGCGGTGAATCCAATTCTCTTCAAAAATGGTGAAGGTTGCGGAGCTTGTTACAAGGTTCGATGCTTGGACAAGAGCATTTGTTCCCGGAGAGCCGTTACCGTCATAATTACCGATGAGTGTCCCGGCTGCTCTAAAACCAGCACTCACTTTGACCTCAGTGGTGCCGTCTTTGGCCGGTTAGCTATTGCCGGAGAGTCAGGGCCTCTCCGTAACCGTGGACTAATCCCAGTCATTTATCGCCG AGGGAAGAACATAGCATTCCATGTGAACGAAGGATCAACTGATTTTTGGCTATCTCTGCTGGTCGAGtttgaagatggagaaggagaCATTGGCTCCATGCACATTCGCCAA GCAGGAGCCAGGGAATGGTTAGAGATGAAGCATGTATGGGGAGCCAACTGGTGCATCATTGGAGGGCCACTCAAGGGACCATTCTCCATCAAGCTCACCACTTTGTCTGCCGGTAAAACACTCTCTGCCACCGACGTTGTCCCTAGAAACTGGGCTCCCAAAGCAACTTACAGTTCCCGCCTCAACTTCTCCCCTGTCCTTTGA
- the EXPB3 gene encoding expansin B3 (expansin B3 (EXPB3); INVOLVED IN: response to cyclopentenone, syncytium formation, plant-type cell wall organization, unidimensional cell growth, plant-type cell wall loosening; LOCATED IN: endomembrane system, extracellular region; EXPRESSED IN: 21 plant structures; EXPRESSED DURING: 13 growth stages; CONTAINS InterPro DOMAIN/s: Pollen allergen, N-terminal (InterPro:IPR014734), Rare lipoprotein A (InterPro:IPR005132), Pollen allergen/expansin, C-terminal (InterPro:IPR007117), Barwin-related endoglucanase (InterPro:IPR009009), Major pollen allergen Lol pI (InterPro:IPR005795), Expansin/Lol pI (InterPro:IPR007118), Expansin 45, endoglucanase-like (InterPro:IPR007112); BEST Arabidopsis thaliana protein match is: expansin B1 (TAIR:AT2G20750.1); Has 30201 Blast hits to 17322 proteins in 780 species: Archae - 12; Bacteria - 1396; Metazoa - 17338; Fungi - 3422; Plants - 5037; Viruses - 0; Other Eukaryotes - 2996 (source: NCBI BLink).) — translation MQLFPVMLATLCIVLQLLIGSSALATTNRHVSNSHWLPAVATWYGSPNGDGSDGGACGYGTLVDVKPLHARVGAVNPILFKNGEGCGACYKVRCLDKSICSRRAVTVIITDECPGCSKTSTHFDLSGAVFGRLAIAGESGPLRNRGLIPVIYRRTACKYRGKNIAFHVNEGSTDFWLSLLVEFEDGEGDIGSMHIRQAGAREWLEMKHVWGANWCIIGGPLKGPFSIKLTTLSAGKTLSATDVVPRNWAPKATYSSRLNFSPVL, via the exons ATGCAGCTTTTTCCAGTCATGTTAGCCACACTCTGCATTGTCCTGCAGCTTCTCATTGGCTCGTCAGCTTTGGCTACGACAAATCGCCACGTGTCAAACTCTCATTGGCTTCCCGCAGTAGCTACATGGTACGGAAGCCCCAACGGTGACGGCAGCGACG GAGGAGCGTGTGGTTACGGTACGTTGGTGGATGTGAAGCCGTTACATGCGAGGGTTGGAGCGGTGAATCCAATTCTCTTCAAAAATGGTGAAGGTTGCGGAGCTTGTTACAAGGTTCGATGCTTGGACAAGAGCATTTGTTCCCGGAGAGCCGTTACCGTCATAATTACCGATGAGTGTCCCGGCTGCTCTAAAACCAGCACTCACTTTGACCTCAGTGGTGCCGTCTTTGGCCGGTTAGCTATTGCCGGAGAGTCAGGGCCTCTCCGTAACCGTGGACTAATCCCAGTCATTTATCGCCG gacTGCATGCAAATATAGAGGGAAGAACATAGCATTCCATGTGAACGAAGGATCAACTGATTTTTGGCTATCTCTGCTGGTCGAGtttgaagatggagaaggagaCATTGGCTCCATGCACATTCGCCAA GCAGGAGCCAGGGAATGGTTAGAGATGAAGCATGTATGGGGAGCCAACTGGTGCATCATTGGAGGGCCACTCAAGGGACCATTCTCCATCAAGCTCACCACTTTGTCTGCCGGTAAAACACTCTCTGCCACCGACGTTGTCCCTAGAAACTGGGCTCCCAAAGCAACTTACAGTTCCCGCCTCAACTTCTCCCCTGTCCTTTGA
- the EXPB3 gene encoding expansin B3: MQLFPVMLATLCIVLQLLIGSSALATTNRHVSNSHWLPAVATWYGSPNGDGSDGGACGYGTLVDVKPLHARVGAVNPILFKNGEGCGACYKVRCLDKSICSRRAVTVIITDECPGCSKTSTHFDLSGAVFGRLAIAGESGPLRNRGLIPVIYRRGKNIAFHVNEGSTDFWLSLLVEFEDGEGDIGSMHIRQKKEETNLSGVSTCMDLLLTS, encoded by the exons ATGCAGCTTTTTCCAGTCATGTTAGCCACACTCTGCATTGTCCTGCAGCTTCTCATTGGCTCGTCAGCTTTGGCTACGACAAATCGCCACGTGTCAAACTCTCATTGGCTTCCCGCAGTAGCTACATGGTACGGAAGCCCCAACGGTGACGGCAGCGACG GAGGAGCGTGTGGTTACGGTACGTTGGTGGATGTGAAGCCGTTACATGCGAGGGTTGGAGCGGTGAATCCAATTCTCTTCAAAAATGGTGAAGGTTGCGGAGCTTGTTACAAGGTTCGATGCTTGGACAAGAGCATTTGTTCCCGGAGAGCCGTTACCGTCATAATTACCGATGAGTGTCCCGGCTGCTCTAAAACCAGCACTCACTTTGACCTCAGTGGTGCCGTCTTTGGCCGGTTAGCTATTGCCGGAGAGTCAGGGCCTCTCCGTAACCGTGGACTAATCCCAGTCATTTATCGCCG AGGGAAGAACATAGCATTCCATGTGAACGAAGGATCAACTGATTTTTGGCTATCTCTGCTGGTCGAGtttgaagatggagaaggagaCATTGGCTCCATGCACATTCGCCAA aaaaaggaggAAACGAATCTCAGTGGAGTGAGCACATGTATGGATCTTTTATTGACCAGCTAG
- the EXPB3 gene encoding expansin B3 produces MQLFPVMLATLCIVLQLLIGSSALATTNRHVSNSHWLPAVATWYGSPNGDGSDGGACGYGTLVDVKPLHARVGAVNPILFKNGEGCGACYKVRCLDKSICSRRAVTVIITDECPGCSKTSTHFDLSGAVFGRLAIAGESGPLRNRGLIPVIYRRGKNIAFHVNEGSTDFWLSLLVEFEDGEGDIGSMHIRQVTLFLSLITKLVHALL; encoded by the exons ATGCAGCTTTTTCCAGTCATGTTAGCCACACTCTGCATTGTCCTGCAGCTTCTCATTGGCTCGTCAGCTTTGGCTACGACAAATCGCCACGTGTCAAACTCTCATTGGCTTCCCGCAGTAGCTACATGGTACGGAAGCCCCAACGGTGACGGCAGCGACG GAGGAGCGTGTGGTTACGGTACGTTGGTGGATGTGAAGCCGTTACATGCGAGGGTTGGAGCGGTGAATCCAATTCTCTTCAAAAATGGTGAAGGTTGCGGAGCTTGTTACAAGGTTCGATGCTTGGACAAGAGCATTTGTTCCCGGAGAGCCGTTACCGTCATAATTACCGATGAGTGTCCCGGCTGCTCTAAAACCAGCACTCACTTTGACCTCAGTGGTGCCGTCTTTGGCCGGTTAGCTATTGCCGGAGAGTCAGGGCCTCTCCGTAACCGTGGACTAATCCCAGTCATTTATCGCCG AGGGAAGAACATAGCATTCCATGTGAACGAAGGATCAACTGATTTTTGGCTATCTCTGCTGGTCGAGtttgaagatggagaaggagaCATTGGCTCCATGCACATTCGCCAAGTAactctctttttatctttaataacCAAACTCGTGCACGCACTTCTTTAA
- a CDS encoding acyl-UDP-N-acetylglucosamine O-acyltransferase (unknown protein; FUNCTIONS IN: molecular_function unknown; INVOLVED IN: biological_process unknown; LOCATED IN: cellular_component unknown; EXPRESSED IN: 24 plant structures; EXPRESSED DURING: 15 growth stages; Has 50 Blast hits to 42 proteins in 12 species: Archae - 0; Bacteria - 0; Metazoa - 1; Fungi - 0; Plants - 49; Viruses - 0; Other Eukaryotes - 0 (source: NCBI BLink).) has translation MAEKKELGLPKPSINLKEQLARTTLKNLRLQGHTYIELREDGKRFVFFCTLCLAPCYSDTILLGHLNGNLHKERLACARITLLGTNPWPFSDGVLFFDSSTGEEEEKSPVSGGEGVPDTLEHCSDDERFAIVKYDNNKTNGDNVPAAVTDDEPSHAADDLLISGVLIKERTLDVEAKFIGFGRIAARLFETKGRTTWIDKLWCEWLGDEGPSDEEKATIPEHDFAIVTFSYFYNLGRLGLLDDPGRLLTSSQSESGNGEDSGRKRKKSFSDPEDTSESLCNQYDSSEEVSSGHNSNSSRDLIADYDDSLMSKRVVKNRTVRRELRRQQRIFSERICEVCKQKMLPGKDAAAILNMKTGNLACGSRNLLGAFHLFHVSCVVHWFLFCESEILGNKMVSGKGKKRCTKHSGQTGVKWNELANDVSWQIFSVFCPECQGTGINIEGAVIERDTFPLSQTWRFQVKVSEGRKAWVKNPERLKNCSTGFHFPQQAEETEQIPVQEERVQMMKLVRFYRVEL, from the exons ATGgctgagaagaaagaattagGGTTACCAAAGCCTAGTATTAATTTGAAAGAGCAATTAGCAAGAACTACTCTGAAGAATCTGAGGTTACAAGGGCATACTTACATTGAGCTACGTGAGGATGGGAAACGTTTTGTATTCTTCTGCACTTTGTGTCTTGCTCCTTGCTACAGCGACACAATCTTGCTTGGGCACTTGAATGGAAACCTTCACAAGGAGAGATTGGCATGTGCTAGGATCACACTTCTTGGAACGAATCCTTGGCCTTTCAGTGATGGTGTACTTTTCTTTGATAGTTcaactggagaagaagaagagaaatctcCAGTTTCTGGTGGTGAAGGGGTTCCTGATACGTTGGAGCATTGTAGTGATGATGAAAGATTTGCTATTGTCAAGTatgataacaacaaaacaaatggaGATAATGTGCCTGCTGCAGTTACTGATGATGAACCTAGTCACGCTGCAGATGATCTGCTAATTTCTGGTGTGCTGATCAAGGAGAGAACTCTTGATGTTGAAGCAAAGTTCATTGGTTTTGGCCGAATAGCTGCCAGGTTGTTTGAAACGAAAGGACGCACAACTTGGATTGATAAACTATGGTGCGAGTGGTTAGGAGACGAGGGTCCTTCAGATGAGGAGAAGGCTACGATCCCGGAGCATGACTTTGCCATTGTCACATTCTCCTACTTCTACAATTTGGGTAGGCTGGGTTTGCTTGATGATCCGGGCCGTCTTCTCACATCTAGTCAGTCAGAATCAGGGAATGGTGAGGACAGTGgcaggaagagaaagaagtcTTTCTCGGATCCAGAGGACACCAGTGAATCTCTGTGTAATCAGTATGACTCTTCTGAGGAGGTTTCTTCAGGTCATAATTCAAACTCGTCAAGAGATCTAATAGCTGATTATGATGATAGTCTCATGAGCAAAAGAGTCGTGAAGAACAGAACGGTAAGACGGGAGCTGAGGAGGCAACAACGAATATTTTCTGAAAGAATATGCGAAGTCTGTAAACAAAAGATGCTTCCAGGGAAAGATGCGGCAGCAATACTAAACATGAAGACGGGAAATCTTGCTTGTGGCAGCAGAAACCTCCTGGGGGCGTTTCATCTATTTCATGTGTCGTGTGTCGTACACTGGTTTCTCTTCTGTGAGAGTGAAATACTTGGGAACAAGATGGTGAgtggaaaaggaaaaaagagatgCACAAAGCATAGTGGTCAGACTGGTGTAAAGTGGAATGAGTTGGCAAACGATGTGAGCTGGCAAATATTTTCGGTGTTCTGTCCAGAATGCCAAGGCACTGGCATAAATATCGAAGGAGCTGTGATTGAGAGAGACACGTTTCCACTTTCTCAG ACATGGAGGTTCCAGGTGAAAGTGAGTGAAGGTAGAAAAGCATGGGTTAAAAATCCGGAGAGATTGAAGAATTGCTCAACCGGATTTCATTTTCCGCAGCAGGCTGAGGAGACGGAACAGATTCCGGTTCAG GAGGAGAGAGTGCAGATGATGAAACTGGTTCGCTTCTACCGAGTGGAGTTGTAA
- the RMA2 gene encoding RING membrane-anchor 2 (RING membrane-anchor 2 (RMA2); CONTAINS InterPro DOMAIN/s: Zinc finger, RING-type, conserved site (InterPro:IPR017907), Zinc finger, RING-type (InterPro:IPR001841), Zinc finger, C3HC4 RING-type (InterPro:IPR018957); BEST Arabidopsis thaliana protein match is: RING membrane-anchor 1 (TAIR:AT4G03510.2); Has 2577 Blast hits to 2577 proteins in 254 species: Archae - 0; Bacteria - 0; Metazoa - 1370; Fungi - 347; Plants - 593; Viruses - 12; Other Eukaryotes - 255 (source: NCBI BLink).), with protein MEIEKDEDDTTLVDSGGDFDCNICLDQVRDPVVTLCGHLFCWPCIHKWTYASNNSRQRVDQYDHKREPPKCPVCKSDVSEATLVPIYGRGQKAPQSGSNVPSRPTGPVYDLRGVGQRLGEGESQRYMYRMPDPVMGVVCEMVYRRLFGESSSNMAPYRDMNVRSRRRAMQAEESLSRVYLFLLCFMFMCLFLF; from the coding sequence ATGGAGATTGAGAAGGATGAGGACGACACAACATTGGTTGATTCTGGAGGAGACTTCGACTGCAACATATGTTTGGATCAGGTTCGAGACCCGGTCGTGACTTTATGTGGCCACCTGTTTTGTTGGCCCTGCATTCACAAGTGGACTTATGCGTCCAACAATTCAAGACAACGAGTCGATCAATACGATCATAAGAGGGAACCACCAAAATGTCCGGTATGCAAATCTGATGTCTCCGAGGCTACGCTTGTCCCGATCTACGGACGAGGACAGAAAGCTCCCCAGTCCGGTTCAAATGTACCGAGCAGACCAACTGGTCCGGTTTATGACTTAAGAGGAGTTGGTCAACGTTTAGGAGAAGGGGAGAGTCAACGTTACATGTATAGAATGCCTGATCCGGTGATGGGTGTGGTATGCGAAATGGTATACCGGAGACTATTTGGAGAGTCTTCGAGCAACATGGCACCTTACCGCGATATGAATGTCCGGTCTAGGCGACGGGCAATGCAGGCTGAGGAGTCATTAAGCAGAGTCTACTTGTTTCTACTTTGCTTCATGTTTATGTGTCTATTTCTCTtctaa
- the LLG3 gene encoding LORELEI-LIKE-GPI ANCHORED PROTEIN 3 (LORELEI-LIKE-GPI ANCHORED PROTEIN 3 (LLG3); BEST Arabidopsis thaliana protein match is: LORELEI-LIKE-GPI ANCHORED PROTEIN 2 (TAIR:AT2G20700.1).) translates to MKITHHCLVSLLSILLLSGFAFSHHISLDEFESHPSTSRALLQAKATCKEDFAAKNYTIITSKCKGPNYPAKVCCSAFKDFACPFAEVLNDEKTDCASTMFSYINLYGRYPPGIFANMCKEGKEGLDCTDVTPTSSSHASIPLVSTHVLLITVSILFHLF, encoded by the exons atgaagatTACTCAtcattgtttggtttctcttctctctatcCTCCTTTTGTCTGGATTCGCTTTCTCTCATCACATCTCTC TTGATGAATTTGAGTCACACCCATCCACAAGCCGAGCTCTTCTTCAGGCAAAGGCAA CATGCAAAGAAGATTTTGCGGCAAAGAATTACACAATCATAACGAGTAAATGCAAAGGACCAAATTACCCGGCCAAAGTATGTTGTTCGGCCTTCAAGGACTTTGCTTGCCCATTCGCGGAAGTTCTTAACGATGAAAAGACAGATTGTGCCTCCACAATGTTTAGCTACATCAATCTCTACGGTCGTTATCCTCCTGGAATATTCGCTAACATGTGCAAAGAAGGCAAAGAAGGTCTCGATTGCACCGACGTCACCCCTACATCATCTTCCCATGCATCGATCCCTCTTGTTTCCACACACGTTTTGCTAATCACCGTTTCCATCTTGTTTCACCTCTTCTAA
- the LLG3 gene encoding LORELEI-LIKE-GPI ANCHORED PROTEIN 3, whose amino-acid sequence MTFLCAVDEFESHPSTSRALLQAKATCKEDFAAKNYTIITSKCKGPNYPAKVCCSAFKDFACPFAEVLNDEKTDCASTMFSYINLYGRYPPGIFANMCKEGKEGLDCTDVTPTSSSHASIPLVSTHVLLITVSILFHLF is encoded by the exons ATGACATTTCTATGTGCAGTTGATGAATTTGAGTCACACCCATCCACAAGCCGAGCTCTTCTTCAGGCAAAGGCAA CATGCAAAGAAGATTTTGCGGCAAAGAATTACACAATCATAACGAGTAAATGCAAAGGACCAAATTACCCGGCCAAAGTATGTTGTTCGGCCTTCAAGGACTTTGCTTGCCCATTCGCGGAAGTTCTTAACGATGAAAAGACAGATTGTGCCTCCACAATGTTTAGCTACATCAATCTCTACGGTCGTTATCCTCCTGGAATATTCGCTAACATGTGCAAAGAAGGCAAAGAAGGTCTCGATTGCACCGACGTCACCCCTACATCATCTTCCCATGCATCGATCCCTCTTGTTTCCACACACGTTTTGCTAATCACCGTTTCCATCTTGTTTCACCTCTTCTAA
- the LLG3 gene encoding LORELEI-LIKE-GPI ANCHORED PROTEIN 3 (LORELEI-LIKE-GPI ANCHORED PROTEIN 3 (LLG3); BEST Arabidopsis thaliana protein match is: LORELEI-LIKE-GPI ANCHORED PROTEIN 2 (TAIR:AT2G20700.1); Has 124 Blast hits to 124 proteins in 16 species: Archae - 0; Bacteria - 0; Metazoa - 0; Fungi - 0; Plants - 124; Viruses - 0; Other Eukaryotes - 0 (source: NCBI BLink).): MIISLISKIFHDHYVNDILTACKEDFAAKNYTIITSKCKGPNYPAKVCCSAFKDFACPFAEVLNDEKTDCASTMFSYINLYGRYPPGIFANMCKEGKEGLDCTDVTPTSSSHASIPLVSTHVLLITVSILFHLF, translated from the coding sequence ATGATTATTAGCTTAATAAGCAAAATATTCCATGATCATTACGTTAATGACATTTTAACAGCATGCAAAGAAGATTTTGCGGCAAAGAATTACACAATCATAACGAGTAAATGCAAAGGACCAAATTACCCGGCCAAAGTATGTTGTTCGGCCTTCAAGGACTTTGCTTGCCCATTCGCGGAAGTTCTTAACGATGAAAAGACAGATTGTGCCTCCACAATGTTTAGCTACATCAATCTCTACGGTCGTTATCCTCCTGGAATATTCGCTAACATGTGCAAAGAAGGCAAAGAAGGTCTCGATTGCACCGACGTCACCCCTACATCATCTTCCCATGCATCGATCCCTCTTGTTTCCACACACGTTTTGCTAATCACCGTTTCCATCTTGTTTCACCTCTTCTAA
- a CDS encoding uncharacterized protein (unknown protein; FUNCTIONS IN: molecular_function unknown; INVOLVED IN: biological_process unknown; LOCATED IN: chloroplast; EXPRESSED IN: 23 plant structures; EXPRESSED DURING: 15 growth stages; Has 45 Blast hits to 45 proteins in 11 species: Archae - 0; Bacteria - 0; Metazoa - 0; Fungi - 0; Plants - 45; Viruses - 0; Other Eukaryotes - 0 (source: NCBI BLink).): protein MKKTGIIAASISVAASATAISAGSTNTSVSFSSPESNLSRQEAKEKQRKKKGSSEDGGDEKFAPRFDGLRFIETLVTAHR, encoded by the exons ATGAAGAAAACTGGAATCATCGCAGCCTCCATCTCTGTCGCGGCTTCTGCCACGGCGATCTCCGCCGGCTCTACCAACACCTCCGTGTCATTCTCTTCGCCGGAATCTAATCTCTCTCGTCag GAGGCaaaggaaaaacagaggaagaagaagggttcGTCGGAAGATGGGGGAGATGAGAAGTTTGCTCCAAGGTTTGATGGGTTACGATTCATCGAGACGCTTGTTACTGCTCACCGATAA